CGATAACCATCTTCGCGATATCATCTTCATCTTCGCCCCACTGAATACCTTCAGGGTATTGGCAGAAAACAATGCCTGTTTTTTGTACGTATTGTTTTGCTTCGATTGTGCCGTGTGGTACCGCGATAGACTCACCTAAGTAAGTAGACACGAGCTCTTCACGAGCAAACATACCGTCTACGTATTCAGGTAATACGTTGCCAAGTTTTACTAATTGGTCGCCAGCAAACTTAATAGCGTCTTCTTTCTGAGTCGCTTTAAGACCAAGGAAGATGCTGTCGTTAGTCAGTTCAAGCTTGTTGTCTTCTCGTGCTGGAGCTGCTGAAGGAGCTACTTTCGCTTCACCACTTTGCGCATTTGTCAGTTCTGCAACTAGCTGGTCATAGACACTACCGTCTAGGAAGTTACTCAGAGACATGTGTAATGCACCTGGTACTGTGTTACTAGCACGATCTGTTAAGTCTTTATGCGTAATAACAATTTGCGAATCAGCCGGTAGATTGTTGATTGCGTAATTAGTGACTTCAATGTCTAGGCCTGCTGCTGCTACTTTTTTACGAAGTAGACCTGCACCCATTGCACTTGAACCCATACCCGCATCACACGCTACATAAACTGCTTTTACATCCGCTAGGTTTACGTTTGCTTCTGCTGCTGCACCTTTAGAAGACGCTTTCATGTCTTTCATTTGTGCTGAAGCTTTCTCTAGTGAATCTTCCTCATCATCTTGCGCTGATGTTTTAAGAAGGATTGACGCTACAACAAACGATACTGCCGTTGCTGCGATAACCGATAGAATCACGCCGATGTAAGAGCCTTTTGGCGTCATCAGTAAAACTGCGAAGATAGAACCTGGAGATGCTGGAGAGATAAGGCCAGAATCGAACATTACGTTAGTGAATACACCCGCCATACCACCAGCGATTACCGCAAGAATTAGACGTGGGTTCATTAGAACGTAAGGGAAGTAAATTTCGTGGATACCACCTAGGAAGTGGATGATAGATGCACCAGCAGCAGATTGCTTCGCGCTACCTTTACCAAACACCATGTAAGCAAGTAGAAGACCAAAACCAGGACCTGGGTTTGCTTCGATTAGGAAGAAGATAGAGCGACCCATCTCTTCAGATTGCTGAATACCTAGTGGAGAGAAGATACCGTGGTTGATTGCGTTATTTAGGAATAGGATTTTCGCAGGTTCAACAAAGATAGATGCTAGAGGTAGTGCCCCCGCTTCTACCATTGCGTTTACACCAGCCGCAAGTCCGCCAGACAGAATCTTAACCGCAGGACCAATCACGATGAACGCGATGATCGCACAGATCATGCCGATGATACCCGCAGAGAAGTTGTTCACTAGCATTTCGAAACCACTCTTCACTTTACCGTGAACAGCTTCATCGAATTTCTTAATTGCGATACCACCTAGTGGACCCACAATCATTGCACCCATGAACATTGGGATATCAGTACCAACGATAACACCCATTGTTGTGATAGCGCCCACTACCGCACCGCGGTCACCACCAACCATTTTACCACCGGTGTAACCAATCAATAGTGGCAGTAGGTATGTAATCATAGGACCAACCATTGATGCTAACGTTTCGTTAGGCCACCAACCTGTTGGAATGAATAGTGCAGTAATGAAACCCCACGCAATAAATGCGCCGATGTTTGGCATTACCATATTGGATAAGAAACGACCAAAGTTTTGAACCTTAATCTTTGCTTCTGGTGATAACATAGGTAGAACCCCGTAATGTATTGGTTGGTCAAATGACCGAAAGTGTGTACTCAAAAGTCGATTAAAATGTATCACAACATTTTCAAAATGCACCTCAGCCCAACTTTCGTGATAATCATCACACACAAAAAACACCTTCGGGTTAACGAGCACACCTTAGATCACAAAAACACCATGAATTTAAATTACAAAGCCAAATTAATGAGAATTGATATCATTAACACAAGATCTAGATCACACTTTATTTTGTAATACTTAAAAATAAATAGTGACATAAATCACACTTAATAAAATATAGCATCTGAGATCTATATAACCCGTATAAAAGAACATCGTGTCACGTATATAAAATATGCACCAAGATGGGTAAAAACCCTAAAACTGTAATTTAATTACAAATTAGGCGGCATTTTGCTTAACATTCAAAATGAGAGCGAATACTCACTAAAAACATGGACCAGTGAACTGCAGTTAGTATCAACAGTTGTGTTATTGTATTTCCCTATTCTATACAACAGCCCCTCAACATTAATCAGCAGTTCTACTGCTAATTGAGAAACAGACTATGCCAGACAAGATTTCCACATCAGCACTAGCCAAACAAAAAGGGATAGAAGCAAAGGCTCTATTCAGTGATTTGAAAACAGCTGGCTATATCGTGCGTTCACAGGAGCGTTGGGTACTCACAGAACGAGGCGAGAGCTTTGGTGGGGAGTATGTCGAACACAAGAAGTTTGGTGTATTTATTGTCTGGCCAGAAAAACTACTCATCGACCTAGATTCTTTCTCTGGAAAAACGCTAACGGCAACTCAACTAGGCAGTGCCTTTCAACTTAGCGCAAAAAAAATTAACCTGTTGCTCAGCGAGCTTGGTTGGATAACACGTGAAGAAGATGGTTGGCATG
The nucleotide sequence above comes from Vibrio atlanticus. Encoded proteins:
- a CDS encoding PTS mannitol transporter subunit IICBA — its product is MLSPEAKIKVQNFGRFLSNMVMPNIGAFIAWGFITALFIPTGWWPNETLASMVGPMITYLLPLLIGYTGGKMVGGDRGAVVGAITTMGVIVGTDIPMFMGAMIVGPLGGIAIKKFDEAVHGKVKSGFEMLVNNFSAGIIGMICAIIAFIVIGPAVKILSGGLAAGVNAMVEAGALPLASIFVEPAKILFLNNAINHGIFSPLGIQQSEEMGRSIFFLIEANPGPGFGLLLAYMVFGKGSAKQSAAGASIIHFLGGIHEIYFPYVLMNPRLILAVIAGGMAGVFTNVMFDSGLISPASPGSIFAVLLMTPKGSYIGVILSVIAATAVSFVVASILLKTSAQDDEEDSLEKASAQMKDMKASSKGAAAEANVNLADVKAVYVACDAGMGSSAMGAGLLRKKVAAAGLDIEVTNYAINNLPADSQIVITHKDLTDRASNTVPGALHMSLSNFLDGSVYDQLVAELTNAQSGEAKVAPSAAPAREDNKLELTNDSIFLGLKATQKEDAIKFAGDQLVKLGNVLPEYVDGMFAREELVSTYLGESIAVPHGTIEAKQYVQKTGIVFCQYPEGIQWGEDEDDIAKMVIGIAAQGDEHNMVLMAITNSLDDEEAVECLQNTTNPADVLRILNGN